One window of the Chanodichthys erythropterus isolate Z2021 chromosome 2, ASM2448905v1, whole genome shotgun sequence genome contains the following:
- the LOC137024577 gene encoding uncharacterized protein, which produces MAIWNEASERQLINMIQERPGLYDITEKCYVNRVLKAELWREIENKLVISEKELKKRWDSLRTQYMRYKKQGPSGSSGAQKTGRQQWILNRLQFLEPHTKRKESTSNLMIMEPAADSDSCSPSDGTNSDTWTGTHEDPSFSDADLRSSTPLAESTICGTESTAMRKDHFAKLQHKTKASREAQEDARRILQRGIHKLDAHHRQNSGKVGITGKHQ; this is translated from the exons ATGGCTATCTGGAACGAGGCAAGTGAAAGGCAATTGATCAACATGATCCAGGAAAGGCCGGGTTTGTATGACATTACGGAAAAATGTTATGTCAACCGTGTGCTGAAAGCTGAACTGTGGCGTGAGATCGAAAATAAACTCGTCATATCAG AAAAAGAGCTCAAGAAGCGGTGGGATTCATTGCGAACCCAATACATGCGTTATAAGAAACAAGGACCCTCAGGAAGTTCTGGAGCTCAGAAGactggcaggcagcaatggatcCTGAACCGCCTGCAGTTTCTAGAGCCTCACACAAAAAGGAAGGAGAGCACTTCAAATCTAATGATcatg GAACCTGCGGCTGATAGTGATTCCTGTTCACCCTCAGATGGTACCAACAGTGACACCTGGACTGGCACCCATGAAGACCCCAGCTTCAGTGATGCTGACCTACGGTCAAGTACACCCTTGGCTGAATCCACCATCTGTGGAACTGAGTCCACAGCCATGAGAAAGGACCATTTTGCAAAGCTCCAACATAAAACCAAAGCCTCCAGGGAAGCGCAGGAAGATGCAAGACGAATCCTCCAGCGAGGAATCCACAAACTTGATGCGCACCATCGGCAAAACTCTGGAAAAGTTGGCATCACAGGAAAACACCAATGA